A section of the Sphingomonas ginsenosidivorax genome encodes:
- a CDS encoding valine--tRNA ligase — protein MSELPKTFDPASIEARWYAHWEETGAFRPDRPNAEPWTIVNPPPNVTGSLHIGHALDNTLQDILTRHARLKGKDALWVVGTDHAGIATQMVVERQMGAMSPPQKRTDLTREEFVAKVWAWKEESGGEITQQLRRLGCSMDWKNERFTMDEGFSKAVVKVFVALHDQGLLYRDKRLVNWDPGLGTAISDLEVETREIKGSFWHLRYPLEDGSGFIEVATTRPETMLADMAVAVNPSDERYTALVGKKVRLPITGRLIPVVADDHADPELGSGAVKITPGHDFNDFEVGKRAGMKAGEMLNMLDAKARVVQVSDGLIPADLLGLSTAEARKAVVAQLKAEGFLIAHVDKEGVEHDAEPRTIQTPYGDRSGVVIEPWLTDQWYVDADTLARPAIEAVRVGAISIVPKTWEKTFFNWMENIQPWCVSRQLWWGHQIPAWFGPDGTAYVAETEAEAQAKAGEGVTLTRDPDVLDTWFSSALWPFATLGWDGEESPSRSREGLGEGLSTDGASAVTSPPPTPPASGRGVLDGRYPNDVLISGFDILFFWNARMMMQGLHFMKDVPFRTLYLHGLVRAADGAKMSKSKGNTVDPLGLIDRYGADALRFFMAAMESQGRDIKMDEKRVEGYRNFATKLWNAARFAQANGIVASTTLEAPHAELAVNKWIIAETIATVQAVDLALADYRFDGAANAIYQFVWSRFCDWYLELIKPQMVSDERGTIDEESKAVAGWVLDQILVLLHPFMPFITEELWHAMGPRDHDLILASWPMADARSLDPEASREVDWLIRLVQEIRTARNELNVPPGARLPLHVRDANAATLARLERQAPALARLARVTHAEGEATGGAAQVVVDEATFVLPLEGVIDLDSERTRLTKAIAAAEKERDALSGRLGNASFVERAKPEAVEKAKADHADKAAEAARLQAALGRLG, from the coding sequence ATGAGCGAACTTCCCAAAACCTTCGACCCTGCCTCCATCGAAGCGCGCTGGTACGCGCATTGGGAGGAGACCGGCGCGTTCCGGCCCGACCGGCCCAACGCCGAACCCTGGACGATCGTCAACCCGCCGCCCAACGTCACCGGCTCGCTGCATATCGGGCACGCGCTCGACAACACGCTGCAGGACATCCTGACGCGTCACGCGCGCCTCAAGGGCAAGGACGCGCTCTGGGTGGTCGGCACCGATCATGCCGGCATCGCCACGCAGATGGTCGTCGAGCGCCAGATGGGCGCCATGTCCCCCCCGCAGAAGCGCACCGACCTGACCCGCGAGGAGTTCGTCGCGAAGGTCTGGGCGTGGAAGGAAGAGAGCGGCGGCGAGATCACGCAGCAGCTGCGCCGGCTCGGCTGCTCGATGGACTGGAAGAACGAACGCTTCACGATGGACGAGGGCTTTTCGAAGGCCGTCGTGAAGGTCTTCGTCGCGCTGCACGACCAGGGCCTGCTCTACCGCGACAAGCGGCTGGTGAACTGGGACCCCGGCCTCGGCACCGCGATCAGCGACCTCGAGGTCGAGACGCGCGAGATCAAGGGCAGCTTCTGGCATCTGCGCTATCCGCTCGAGGACGGGTCGGGCTTCATCGAGGTCGCGACGACGCGCCCCGAGACGATGCTCGCCGACATGGCGGTCGCGGTGAACCCGTCCGACGAGCGCTACACCGCGCTGGTCGGCAAGAAGGTCCGCCTGCCGATCACCGGCCGCCTGATCCCGGTCGTCGCCGACGACCATGCCGATCCCGAACTCGGATCGGGCGCGGTCAAGATCACGCCCGGCCACGACTTCAACGACTTCGAGGTGGGCAAGCGCGCGGGCATGAAGGCCGGCGAGATGCTCAACATGCTCGATGCCAAGGCACGCGTCGTGCAGGTGTCCGACGGGCTGATCCCAGCCGACCTGCTCGGCCTTTCGACCGCAGAGGCGCGGAAAGCCGTCGTTGCGCAGCTGAAGGCCGAGGGCTTCCTGATCGCGCACGTCGACAAGGAGGGCGTCGAGCACGACGCCGAACCGCGCACGATCCAGACGCCGTATGGCGACCGCTCGGGCGTGGTGATCGAGCCTTGGCTGACCGACCAATGGTATGTCGACGCCGACACGCTCGCCCGCCCCGCGATCGAGGCGGTCCGCGTCGGCGCGATCTCCATCGTGCCCAAGACCTGGGAGAAGACGTTCTTCAACTGGATGGAGAACATCCAGCCCTGGTGCGTGTCGCGGCAGCTGTGGTGGGGGCACCAGATTCCGGCGTGGTTCGGGCCCGACGGCACCGCCTACGTCGCGGAGACCGAGGCCGAGGCGCAGGCGAAGGCAGGCGAGGGGGTGACCCTGACGCGCGACCCTGATGTGCTGGACACGTGGTTTTCCAGTGCCTTGTGGCCGTTTGCTACGCTCGGGTGGGATGGTGAAGAATCCCCCTCCCGCTCGCGGGAGGGGCTAGGGGAGGGCCTGTCCACGGACGGCGCCTCCGCCGTGACAAGCCCTCCCCCAACCCCTCCCGCAAGCGGGAGGGGAGTCTTGGACGGTCGCTACCCGAACGACGTCCTCATCTCGGGCTTCGACATCCTGTTCTTCTGGAACGCGCGGATGATGATGCAGGGGCTGCACTTCATGAAGGACGTGCCGTTCCGCACGCTCTACCTCCACGGCCTCGTCCGCGCCGCCGACGGCGCGAAGATGTCGAAGTCGAAGGGCAACACGGTCGATCCGCTCGGCCTGATCGACCGCTACGGCGCCGACGCGCTGCGCTTCTTCATGGCGGCGATGGAGAGCCAGGGCCGCGACATCAAGATGGATGAGAAGCGCGTCGAGGGCTATCGCAACTTTGCGACCAAGCTCTGGAACGCCGCGCGATTCGCGCAGGCCAACGGCATCGTCGCCAGCACGACGCTGGAGGCACCGCACGCCGAGCTCGCGGTCAACAAGTGGATCATCGCCGAGACGATCGCGACCGTCCAGGCGGTCGACCTCGCGCTCGCCGACTATCGCTTCGACGGCGCCGCCAACGCGATCTACCAGTTCGTCTGGAGTCGCTTCTGCGACTGGTATCTCGAACTGATCAAGCCGCAGATGGTCAGCGACGAGCGCGGGACAATCGACGAGGAATCGAAGGCGGTCGCCGGCTGGGTGCTCGATCAGATCCTCGTCCTGCTCCACCCGTTCATGCCGTTCATCACCGAGGAACTGTGGCACGCGATGGGCCCGCGCGATCACGACCTGATCCTCGCGAGCTGGCCGATGGCCGACGCGCGGTCGCTCGATCCGGAGGCGAGCAGGGAGGTCGACTGGCTGATCCGCCTGGTCCAGGAAATCCGCACCGCGCGCAACGAACTGAACGTCCCGCCTGGCGCGCGCCTGCCGCTGCACGTCCGCGACGCCAACGCGGCGACGCTCGCGCGGCTGGAGCGCCAGGCGCCCGCATTGGCACGGCTCGCCCGCGTCACGCACGCCGAGGGCGAAGCCACCGGCGGCGCGGCGCAGGTCGTGGTCGACGAAGCGACCTTCGTCCTGCCGCTGGAGGGCGTCATCGACCTCGACTCCGAGCGCACCCGCCTGACCAAGGCGATCGCCGCGGCAGAGAAGGAGCGCGACGCGCTGTCGGGGCGTCTCGGCAATGCGAGCTTCGTCGAACGCGCGAAGCCCGAGGCGGTGGAGAAGGCCAAGGCGGACCACGCCGACAAGGCCGCCGAAGCCGCACGGTTGCAGGCGGCACTCGGCCGGCTGGGGTAG
- a CDS encoding MATE family efflux transporter — translation MARPQRDLTTGHIGRTLLAFALPTLGSNILQSLNGSINAIWVGRYLGEGALAATSNANIIMFLMFGAVFGFGMAATILVGQSFGRGDADGARRAFGSAVGLVFGGAAVIAMLGWIFAPEILHLLATPGDAMPLALAYLRVIFLGLPASMMMVLIMMGLRGSGDSMTPLWFMGLSVVLDSGLNPLLIAGIGPFPRMGIAGSATATLIANHIALLGLVAYLYIRDLPIRLRGAELRYLRPSAALTGTIVRKGLPMGAQMLVMSTAGLTMVGLVNRLGVDTAAAYAVSQQLWTYIQMPALAIGAAVSSMAAQNIGARRWDRVGDITKYGLIFNVALTGTMVLAVILFDRPVMTLFVPDTSPALPIARHIQLIASWNFIVFGATMVLFSTVRANGAVLMPLLFLFVSMYPVRIGFALVAQRWIGSDAIWWSFPAGSVANLVMGIGYYRYGNWRKGSLVVPEDEPTQPLTEPAGRLQPTG, via the coding sequence GTGGCAAGACCCCAACGCGACCTCACCACCGGCCATATTGGCCGTACGCTCCTGGCCTTCGCGCTGCCGACCCTGGGATCGAACATCCTCCAGTCGCTCAACGGGTCGATCAACGCGATCTGGGTCGGGCGGTATCTGGGCGAAGGCGCGCTGGCCGCGACGTCGAACGCCAACATCATCATGTTCCTGATGTTCGGCGCGGTGTTCGGGTTCGGCATGGCCGCCACGATCCTCGTCGGGCAGAGCTTCGGGCGCGGCGACGCGGACGGCGCGCGCCGCGCGTTCGGATCCGCGGTCGGGCTGGTGTTCGGCGGCGCGGCGGTGATCGCGATGCTCGGCTGGATCTTCGCGCCGGAGATCCTGCACCTGCTCGCGACCCCCGGCGACGCGATGCCGCTCGCGCTTGCCTATCTGCGCGTCATCTTCCTGGGGCTGCCCGCGTCGATGATGATGGTGCTGATCATGATGGGCCTGCGCGGCTCGGGCGATTCGATGACGCCGCTGTGGTTCATGGGGCTCAGCGTCGTGCTCGACAGCGGCCTCAACCCCTTGCTGATCGCCGGCATCGGACCGTTTCCACGGATGGGGATCGCCGGTTCGGCGACCGCGACGCTGATCGCCAACCATATCGCGCTGCTGGGCCTCGTCGCCTATCTCTACATCCGCGACCTCCCGATCCGGCTGCGCGGCGCCGAGCTCCGCTACCTCCGCCCGTCCGCCGCGCTGACCGGCACGATCGTGCGGAAAGGCCTGCCGATGGGCGCGCAGATGCTCGTCATGTCGACCGCCGGGCTGACGATGGTCGGACTTGTCAACCGTCTCGGCGTCGACACCGCGGCGGCCTATGCGGTGTCGCAGCAGCTCTGGACCTATATCCAGATGCCGGCGCTCGCGATCGGTGCCGCGGTCAGTTCGATGGCGGCGCAGAATATCGGCGCGCGGCGATGGGACCGCGTCGGGGACATCACCAAATACGGCCTGATCTTCAACGTCGCGCTGACGGGCACGATGGTGCTGGCGGTGATCCTGTTCGATCGGCCGGTGATGACGCTGTTCGTTCCCGATACCAGCCCCGCGCTGCCGATCGCGCGGCATATCCAGCTGATCGCGAGCTGGAACTTCATCGTGTTCGGCGCGACGATGGTGCTGTTCTCGACCGTCCGCGCGAACGGCGCGGTGCTGATGCCGCTGCTGTTCCTGTTCGTCTCGATGTACCCGGTACGGATCGGCTTCGCGTTGGTAGCGCAGCGCTGGATCGGCTCCGACGCGATCTGGTGGAGCTTCCCAGCCGGCTCAGTCGCGAACCTGGTGATGGGGATCGGCTATTACCGCTACGGCAACTGGCGCAAGGGGTCACTCGTCGTGCCCGAGGACGAGCCGACCCAACCGCTCACCGAGCCCGCCGGCCGACTACAGCCAACGGGGTGA
- a CDS encoding diacylglycerol/lipid kinase family protein: MPDTQIRSAALVVNAKSRKGQALFKRACAAMSGLPYDVDAHAVENPGELEATVLKALAKKPDLLILGGGDGTISGLVDLMVGHDVILGVLPLGTANSFARTLGIPLTIEGAVEVIRTGAPRRIDLGMIDGDYFANCAAMGISPKIAETVPHGLKKILGRVGYLGWAAYQFMRFRPFTLIVGEGDDAVRMRVVEVRISNGPYHGGTELVDAAAVDSGEIVVQAVMGKMKRRLIHNWVASVLRHESRHEEVRDFRGKSIRVDTIPKLPISIDGEVLARTPVTAKIAAGIIRVMAPVQP; the protein is encoded by the coding sequence ATGCCAGACACCCAGATCCGCTCCGCCGCGCTCGTCGTCAACGCCAAGTCGCGCAAGGGACAGGCGTTGTTCAAGCGCGCCTGTGCCGCGATGTCGGGCCTGCCCTACGACGTCGACGCGCATGCGGTCGAAAATCCGGGCGAGCTCGAAGCGACCGTGCTGAAGGCGCTGGCGAAGAAGCCGGACCTGCTGATCCTCGGCGGCGGCGACGGCACGATCAGCGGGCTGGTCGACCTGATGGTCGGCCATGACGTCATCCTCGGCGTCCTGCCGCTCGGCACCGCGAACAGCTTCGCGCGCACGCTGGGGATCCCGCTGACGATCGAGGGCGCGGTCGAGGTGATCCGGACGGGGGCGCCGCGCCGGATCGACCTGGGGATGATCGACGGCGACTATTTCGCCAATTGCGCGGCGATGGGGATCAGCCCGAAGATCGCCGAGACCGTGCCGCACGGGCTGAAGAAGATCCTCGGGCGCGTCGGCTATCTCGGCTGGGCGGCGTATCAGTTCATGCGATTCCGGCCCTTCACGCTGATCGTCGGCGAGGGCGACGACGCGGTCCGGATGCGCGTCGTCGAGGTCCGGATCTCGAACGGCCCCTATCATGGCGGCACCGAGCTGGTGGATGCCGCGGCGGTCGATTCGGGCGAGATCGTGGTCCAGGCAGTGATGGGCAAGATGAAGCGCCGGCTGATCCACAACTGGGTCGCAAGCGTGCTGCGCCACGAATCGCGGCACGAGGAGGTCCGCGACTTCCGCGGCAAGAGCATCCGCGTCGACACCATCCCCAAATTGCCGATCTCGATCGACGGCGAGGTGCTGGCACGAACCCCGGTCACCGCGAAGATCGCCGCCGGCATCATCCGGGTGATGGCGCCGGTGCAGCCTTAG
- the hemB gene encoding porphobilinogen synthase has translation MTASYPALRLRRTRSTGWSRRLHAETVLTPADLIWPLFVCDGQGIEEPIGALPGVSRWSVDNIVARGREARDLGIPCLALFPYTQPERRTEDGREALNPDNLMCRAIRALKDAVPDIGVLTDVALDPYTSHGHDGLVDAAGYVVNDTTADMLVQQALNQAAAGADIIAPSDMMDGRIGMIRTALEADAHHNVQIMSYAAKYASAFYGPFRDAVGSRGLLKGDKKTYQMDSANAEEALREVALDLAEGADTVMVKPGMPYLDIIVRVRQAFEVPVFAYQVSGEYAMIEAAVAAGAADRDAMVLETLLAFKRAGCSGVLTYHAAHAAKLLAR, from the coding sequence ATGACCGCAAGCTATCCCGCGCTTCGCCTCCGTCGTACCCGGTCCACCGGCTGGAGCCGCCGGCTTCACGCCGAGACCGTGCTGACCCCCGCCGACCTGATCTGGCCGCTGTTCGTCTGCGACGGGCAGGGGATCGAGGAACCGATCGGCGCGCTGCCGGGCGTGTCGCGCTGGTCGGTCGACAACATCGTCGCACGCGGTCGCGAAGCCCGCGATCTCGGCATCCCGTGCCTCGCGCTGTTCCCCTACACGCAGCCCGAGCGCCGGACCGAGGATGGCCGCGAGGCGCTCAACCCCGACAATCTGATGTGCCGGGCGATCCGCGCGCTGAAGGACGCGGTGCCCGATATCGGCGTGCTGACCGACGTCGCGCTCGATCCCTATACCAGCCACGGCCATGACGGGCTGGTCGACGCGGCGGGCTATGTCGTCAACGACACCACCGCCGACATGCTCGTGCAGCAGGCGCTTAACCAGGCCGCGGCGGGTGCCGACATCATCGCGCCGAGCGACATGATGGACGGCCGCATCGGCATGATCCGCACCGCGCTAGAGGCGGACGCGCACCACAACGTCCAGATCATGAGCTACGCGGCCAAGTACGCCAGTGCCTTTTACGGCCCGTTCCGCGACGCGGTCGGCAGCCGCGGGCTGCTGAAAGGCGACAAGAAGACCTATCAGATGGACTCCGCCAACGCCGAGGAAGCGCTGCGCGAGGTCGCGCTCGACCTGGCCGAGGGCGCCGATACCGTCATGGTGAAGCCCGGCATGCCCTATCTCGACATCATCGTCCGCGTCCGCCAGGCGTTCGAGGTGCCGGTGTTCGCCTACCAGGTGTCGGGCGAATATGCGATGATCGAGGCCGCCGTCGCAGCCGGCGCCGCGGACCGCGACGCGATGGTGCTGGAGACGTTGCTGGCGTTCAAGCGTGCGGGCTGCTCCGGTGTCCTGACCTATCACGCTGCGCATGCGGCCAAGCTCCTCGCGCGATGA
- a CDS encoding GNAT family N-acetyltransferase, with product MIETERLVLRPWRDADVEPFATMCSDPEVMTHLGGPQPRIEVEAMIARQQAVQAAQGHCFWAIERRDDAVLLGFCGLRIGGHAGTPVPDELEIGWRLARHAWGQGYAREAALASVDWAWSHTDRDRVTAWTVPANTASWGLMRRIGMAHAPTLDFDHPGFPVGHPLGRHIVYAIDRPVHD from the coding sequence ATGATCGAGACCGAGCGACTGGTGCTGCGTCCCTGGCGTGACGCCGATGTCGAGCCGTTCGCGACGATGTGCAGCGATCCGGAGGTGATGACGCACCTCGGCGGGCCGCAACCGCGCATCGAGGTCGAGGCGATGATTGCGCGGCAGCAGGCGGTCCAGGCCGCGCAGGGCCATTGCTTCTGGGCGATCGAACGCCGCGACGACGCCGTGCTGCTCGGCTTTTGCGGCCTGCGCATCGGCGGCCATGCCGGAACCCCGGTGCCCGACGAACTCGAAATCGGCTGGCGGCTCGCGCGGCACGCCTGGGGGCAAGGCTATGCGCGCGAAGCCGCGCTCGCCAGCGTCGATTGGGCGTGGTCGCATACCGACCGCGACCGCGTTACGGCCTGGACCGTCCCGGCCAATACCGCGTCCTGGGGCCTGATGCGCCGGATCGGGATGGCGCACGCGCCGACGCTCGATTTCGACCATCCCGGCTTCCCGGTCGGGCACCCGCTCGGCCGCCATATCGTCTACGCGATCGATCGGCCCGTGCATGACTGA
- a CDS encoding spermidine synthase — MTDPMPRAMPTSSRMLFVATILTGSFLLFLVQPMIARMALPRLGGAPAVWNSAMLVYQALLLAGYAYAHWLGRVRPRAQAAIHIGVLVVAALWLPIGLIAMDLPADAQPAVWVPWLLGLSIGPLFFAVSAQAPLVQRWFSAASGGGDPYALYAASNFGSFAGLIAYPLLVEPLMATRSQSLLWSGGYIALIALVAACATRLPRTASAEHVAATSPPASRGRVLHWIALALVPSGLMLATSTYITTDIVAMPLLWVLPLGLYLLSFTVAFAANRELADLLTRIAPVTILMFGGVIMGGYSEGPLLSAGIALTLLFMISVALHTAMYRLRPAPDRLTGFYLAMSGGGVLGGVFAALIAPVIFDWTYEYPILILAAGMLVPQQFLTPRFRDLWTTRGVTRHVGLAIIVVIFAVMIGMRTALPDSLFGEERQGPAFIVIATIGLITIGAWRPYVIALAGTLFLFGGYHSLMLSMQPGARVRSYFGVYTIRTKPKVNELDHGTTVHGVQLRGSVARERTPTTYYARGSGVGRAMEALAGLYGANARVGVVGLGTGTLACYAQPGQRWRFYEIDPAVVRIARDTGQFSYLARCLPDPVIRIGDARITLGHEPANDLDLLALDAFSSDAVPMHLITREAFATYGRVLSHDGLLLVHVSNRFIDLNPVVAAAAAEGGWTAMQMRYRPSELDKDMATRSDWIALSRNPASIAVLKAQDPDWAPLVGRAGFTGWTDDYSTILPLLKR; from the coding sequence ATGACTGACCCGATGCCGCGCGCGATGCCGACATCGTCCCGCATGCTGTTCGTCGCGACGATCCTGACGGGATCGTTCCTGCTGTTCCTCGTCCAGCCGATGATCGCGCGGATGGCGTTGCCACGTCTGGGCGGCGCGCCCGCGGTGTGGAACTCGGCGATGCTCGTCTATCAGGCGCTGCTGCTCGCCGGCTATGCCTATGCGCACTGGCTCGGCCGCGTCCGGCCGCGTGCGCAGGCGGCGATCCACATCGGCGTGCTCGTCGTCGCGGCGCTGTGGCTGCCGATCGGGCTGATCGCGATGGACCTGCCGGCGGACGCGCAGCCCGCGGTGTGGGTGCCATGGCTGCTCGGCCTGTCGATCGGCCCATTGTTCTTCGCGGTCTCCGCGCAGGCGCCTTTGGTGCAGCGCTGGTTCAGCGCGGCGAGCGGCGGCGGCGACCCCTATGCGCTCTACGCCGCATCGAACTTCGGCAGCTTCGCCGGCCTGATCGCCTATCCGCTGCTCGTCGAGCCGCTGATGGCGACGCGCAGCCAGAGCCTGCTCTGGAGCGGCGGCTATATCGCGCTGATCGCGCTGGTGGCCGCCTGCGCGACGCGGTTGCCGCGGACCGCGTCCGCGGAGCACGTCGCCGCGACGAGCCCACCGGCGTCGCGTGGGCGCGTGCTGCACTGGATCGCGCTCGCGCTCGTGCCTTCGGGCCTGATGCTCGCGACGTCGACCTACATCACTACCGACATCGTCGCGATGCCGCTGCTCTGGGTCCTGCCTCTCGGGCTGTATCTGCTGAGCTTCACCGTGGCGTTCGCCGCCAATCGCGAGCTCGCCGACCTGCTGACGCGGATCGCGCCGGTGACGATCCTGATGTTCGGCGGCGTCATCATGGGCGGCTACAGCGAAGGCCCGCTGCTCAGCGCGGGGATCGCGCTGACATTGCTGTTCATGATCTCGGTCGCGCTGCACACCGCGATGTACAGGCTGCGTCCGGCGCCCGACCGGCTGACCGGATTCTATCTGGCTATGTCCGGGGGCGGGGTGCTCGGCGGCGTGTTCGCGGCGCTGATCGCACCCGTGATCTTCGACTGGACCTATGAATATCCGATCCTGATCCTCGCGGCGGGGATGCTGGTCCCGCAGCAGTTCCTCACTCCCCGGTTCCGTGATCTGTGGACCACGCGCGGCGTGACGCGGCACGTCGGACTCGCGATCATCGTCGTCATCTTCGCGGTGATGATCGGGATGCGGACCGCGCTGCCCGACAGCCTGTTCGGCGAAGAGCGGCAGGGGCCGGCGTTCATCGTGATCGCGACCATCGGGCTGATCACGATCGGCGCATGGCGGCCGTACGTGATCGCGCTGGCGGGGACGCTGTTCCTGTTCGGTGGCTATCATTCGCTGATGCTGTCGATGCAGCCGGGCGCCCGGGTGCGGAGCTATTTCGGGGTCTACACGATCCGTACCAAGCCGAAGGTTAACGAGCTCGACCACGGCACGACCGTCCACGGCGTCCAGCTGCGCGGATCGGTGGCGCGGGAACGGACGCCCACCACCTATTACGCCCGAGGCTCGGGCGTCGGTCGCGCGATGGAGGCCCTGGCCGGCCTGTACGGTGCGAACGCCCGAGTGGGTGTCGTCGGGTTGGGGACGGGGACGCTCGCCTGCTATGCGCAGCCCGGCCAGCGCTGGCGCTTCTACGAGATAGACCCGGCGGTGGTGCGGATCGCGCGCGATACCGGCCAGTTCAGCTATCTCGCACGCTGCCTGCCCGATCCCGTGATCCGGATCGGCGATGCGCGGATCACGCTCGGCCACGAGCCGGCGAACGATCTCGACCTGCTCGCGCTCGACGCCTTCTCGTCCGACGCGGTGCCGATGCACCTGATCACGCGCGAGGCGTTCGCGACCTATGGCCGCGTGCTGTCGCATGACGGATTGCTGCTGGTCCACGTCTCGAACCGGTTCATCGACCTGAACCCGGTCGTCGCTGCCGCCGCGGCGGAGGGCGGCTGGACCGCGATGCAGATGCGCTATCGTCCGTCCGAACTCGACAAGGACATGGCGACGCGGTCCGACTGGATCGCGCTGTCGCGCAACCCGGCGTCCATCGCCGTCCTGAAGGCGCAGGACCCGGATTGGGCGCCGCTAGTCGGCCGCGCGGGCTTTACCGGCTGGACCGACGATTATTCGACGATCCTGCCGCTGCTGAAGCGCTGA